A single genomic interval of Bradyrhizobium sp. sBnM-33 harbors:
- a CDS encoding HU family DNA-binding protein yields MAKMTKNQLIDAIADGTQVSKGDVKAVIEQMATVGYKELNESGEFIIPGFVKMSVVNKPATEARSGVNPFTKEPMEFAAKPASKSVKASPLKVAKDAV; encoded by the coding sequence ATGGCCAAGATGACCAAGAACCAGTTGATTGATGCAATTGCAGACGGAACACAGGTTTCCAAGGGAGACGTAAAGGCCGTCATCGAGCAGATGGCGACTGTGGGCTATAAGGAGCTGAATGAATCTGGCGAGTTCATCATTCCCGGTTTCGTCAAAATGTCGGTCGTGAACAAGCCTGCTACTGAAGCCCGCAGCGGTGTAAATCCTTTTACGAAAGAGCCTATGGAGTTCGCGGCCAAGCCAGCCAGCAAGTCGGTCAAGGCGTCACCCCTGAAGGTTGCTAAAGACGCTGTTTGA
- a CDS encoding transposase — translation MMGHQRVEQVALFYEFSLERHVPADHLLRSIDRFVDLDGLRRELSPFYSTIGRPSIAPELMIRMLLVGYCFGIRSERRLCEEVHLNLAYRWFCRLGLDGDVPDHSTFSKNRHGRFRDSDLLRRLFEDVLRRCIDEGLVGGEGFAVDASLIKADANRQNGVEGEKGLPPKAASRAVDEYLAVLDDAAFGAATEIVPKFISPADPAARWTGAHGGQAFFAYSTNYLIDVENAIIVDVEPTTAIRQAEVLAAKRMIERTAKNFGLHPSRLLGDSAYGSADMLGWLVDEHGIEPHVTVFDKSARKDGTFTREDFNYDPVSDVYICPGGKTLTTTGTRVNDGETLLYRASKADCDACALRPHCCPNTPARKVPRSIHERARDMARAIAKSWEGRASRRLRKKVEMLFAHLKRILKLDRLRLRGPNGARDEFLLAATAQNLRKLAKLVPMPQPNPA, via the coding sequence ATGATGGGACATCAGCGAGTTGAGCAGGTCGCGTTGTTCTATGAGTTTTCGCTCGAGCGGCACGTTCCGGCCGATCATTTGTTGCGATCGATCGACAGGTTCGTGGACCTCGATGGGTTAAGGCGAGAGCTATCCCCCTTCTACAGCACGATCGGGCGGCCCTCGATCGCGCCCGAGCTGATGATCCGGATGCTGTTGGTCGGTTACTGCTTCGGCATCCGCTCGGAGCGGCGCCTGTGCGAAGAGGTTCACCTCAACCTGGCATACCGCTGGTTCTGCCGCCTTGGGCTCGATGGTGACGTGCCCGATCATTCGACCTTCTCAAAGAACCGACATGGCCGCTTCCGCGATAGTGATCTGCTGCGACGGCTGTTCGAAGACGTCTTGCGCCGCTGCATCGACGAGGGTCTGGTTGGCGGAGAAGGCTTTGCGGTCGATGCTAGCCTGATCAAGGCCGATGCTAACCGGCAGAACGGCGTCGAGGGCGAAAAGGGGTTGCCGCCAAAAGCCGCAAGCCGTGCCGTCGACGAGTATCTAGCTGTCCTGGACGATGCGGCGTTTGGGGCCGCGACCGAGATCGTCCCCAAGTTCATCTCACCGGCTGATCCTGCCGCGCGCTGGACCGGTGCCCATGGCGGACAGGCTTTCTTTGCCTACTCCACGAACTATCTGATCGATGTGGAAAATGCGATCATTGTCGACGTTGAGCCGACCACAGCGATCCGGCAGGCAGAAGTTCTCGCTGCCAAGCGCATGATCGAGCGGACCGCAAAGAACTTCGGTCTTCACCCGTCCAGGCTTCTCGGTGACAGCGCCTATGGTTCAGCCGACATGCTGGGCTGGCTGGTCGATGAGCACGGCATCGAGCCGCATGTGACCGTGTTCGACAAATCAGCGCGCAAGGATGGGACCTTCACACGGGAGGACTTCAACTACGATCCAGTCAGCGACGTCTATATCTGTCCTGGCGGCAAGACGCTGACCACAACAGGGACACGTGTGAATGATGGCGAGACGTTGCTTTATCGAGCGAGCAAGGCTGACTGTGACGCCTGCGCCTTGAGGCCACACTGCTGCCCGAACACGCCTGCTCGAAAGGTGCCTCGCTCGATCCATGAGAGAGCCCGCGACATGGCGCGGGCGATTGCTAAATCCTGGGAAGGTCGAGCATCGCGACGGCTACGTAAGAAGGTCGAAATGTTGTTCGCTCACCTCAAGCGCATTCTCAAGCTCGACCGACTGCGATTACGTGGACCAAACGGGGCTCGCGACGAGTTCCTCCTTGCAGCAACCGCCCAGAACCTCCGGAAACTAGCCAAGCTGGTCCCAATGCCGCAGCCAAATCCGGCCTGA